Within Cololabis saira isolate AMF1-May2022 chromosome 14, fColSai1.1, whole genome shotgun sequence, the genomic segment CGCCATTTTGAGTCGCGTTCCGGTTCAAATATCGCGAGACTATAATTTCAGCCGCGATAGATATGGAACTATTTTTAATGGAAGTCACAAATTAATAAAATTGCAAACTGACCTGAAGTGAAACTGAGTGTtatgttttacctttttaatttatctatttaatttttttaaactacAGCTTAAATATTTACGGAAGAGTTCGATCCGGAACTGTTGTTATCGTTCCGTTTTGTCGGGGGAGACTTTATGCTGCAGCAGCGGAGGACGCCAGGAGCGTGCAAGGACATCACGATAAAATAATCATGTTTCGCGTTTTATCCCGCACTTCGTGTCTGACACGCAACTCTGCAGCTGGTATCTACGAGTCGTCTGCTTTATCACCTAAATGTGACAAGGTTTCCAGGTTAGTTACTGTCAGGTGAGACGTGTCGCGGAAAACAGAGCAAATGTTGACTGTATAAAAATAATAGGTACTTCCTTACTAATATGTTGAATTAACTCTTGAAATTGTTTTTTAGAAAGAATTTGATTTTTAAGTATTTTCACAAGAGGGCAGGGAAAACCACTTAGCTATTAGCTTACCTAACCTGCCCAAGTTGGGCGGGGCATATTGATTGACATTTCTTCTAATtgccgtttccatggtaacgggtctatctatctatacatccatccatccatctatatagCAAGGATAAGTATATTACATCAAAAGTGATGTTTGTCATGCagttaatgttttttgtttttccaatatctcaaaataataaactcttcaatcacattttaaacagatttttaatgtcataaattatgacttacTCCAAAAATATTTTACcatattcaaatatataatATTGTGATGTTATGACTATTAAATTCATTGTTATAATTTTTGTATTAAACCTTTTGGTATGTGTTTCCCACTTAATGCAGGGCTTTAAATGGACGTGGAGTTAATGCTTTCAGCACACATTCTGCTAGACTCTGTGAAAAGAAAGACCAGGTTGTCACCTCTAACCAAGATGAGAACATAAATGCCGGTGAAGAAGATAAGCAGCAAAAGATGGTTGAACAGAAGGAGGAAGCAGTGGTGGTGAAGGCTGATGACCGAGGTGCCACGCAACAGCAAAGTCCACAGGTTGTGGCTGCAACACCAACAGAACTCAAGAGCGATGGAGCAAAGAGTGGCAAAGAGACTCTCCTGGGTCTGCTCGGAGCCATGAAAGTTGAAGTCACTAATAAAAGGAAGCTCAAAGATTTGAAGACGAAGCAACATTTTGAGTCAGCTACGCAATTTACGTCCAAGCCACAAAAAATGGAGAGTACCATCAGTATGTttcaaaaagcagcagcagaagcttCTTCACAAAGGTGACAAACCTCCAGACATTATTGAAACATGGTTGATAACGTGTTAAAGTTCAGgtttttttatatgattttaaGTCTGTATTACCTCAGCATGATGAGACAGTTGCAGAGTACGGGCTGTAGCTGATTCTTTGTGAGCTTATTGCATCTGCAGTATCTGAAACTCCCGTTTCTGCACTGTGTTTTTAGTGAGACGCTGGAACCCACTTTGGTTGCAGCGGCTTCTGCCGCCGCCGCCACTCTTCCTAACCAGAAGCGGGCAGAGTCCGAGCTGCTCAGGCAGCTGAGGCAGCGCAAAGCTCTCACTGAGGCTCAGAAGAAAGGCGACTTGAACAACCTGGGGTATGGTCCCTCTGTACATTAATGTTTAAACAAGATTAATTTCTGTATAACAGAAAAAGTggcttattttcttttaattgctaCTAACTCAATGATATCTCCTTAGTGATATTATTGCTGACATGAAAGTTGGAAAGAAAGCCAGCCGCCAGAGTGCCGGGGGTGCAAATCAGATCCAGTTTGATGAGGATGGGCGAGGGTACAGCTACAGCAGAGGAATCACCAGTGAGCTGGCTGGTGTCCGCAGACGGTAAATACTTTAATTTATATCTTCATTGAAGGTCATTATTGAGAAGACGCaagtttttaatgtgtgatgtGTTTTCAGGAGGAATCTCCTCTCTACAAAAAGACTCAACATCTTTTCCCCCCCTGCTGAAGAAGATGGAGGTGAATCGGCAGTTGGTAATAAAGACTCATTTTTGAGTTTCGGCTTATCTTCATCCATGGTTCTAGcaaaatgaatcatgttaaagtAAAGGGCACTTTCCTGTAAACATGACTGTATTGATGGACGAGCACTGTTTTTTGGCTTTGCCCTCTTGACTTTTTCCActcttaccccttttccaccaaaccggttccaggtctggttctgggccagtgctgagtttggaaccgggatttctgtttccactgacaaagaaatggctccgggccaaaaaaaaaaaaaaaaacagttccaaggtagcacaaactctttgctgggctagaggaaagaactgcttacgtaagcggagttGTTAAggcgacattttcaaataagcgaggaattaatatggatgcagcaaagcagcaatgatctgaggaggagacaaccggTCTTTTAGCGATATGGCCCATATTAAAGCAAATACGCAGCGACGTAACCAACGTTTACAGCGacataatgacgtggctccccttagcaccctgAGCTATGGAAAGACAAACCgtttctcagctggttcgcaagttgaaagAGTGTGAACCAGACcggctctggaaccggtttggtggaaaaggggtatctgGCTCTAACTGGTTAAATTCTATAAGAAAAACCTGTTACAGAGAAACTTGTGCTCAATTAATGTCTATCaaatcatttgatttcacacTGCCAGTTTCTTGATCTATGTTTTATTTGATGAAAATGATAACTGTGTTGTCGTACTTCTAGCTAAGCCGACTCTGTGGGACGTTGATTTTACAAATCAGCTGGTGCAAGTGACCAACCACAAGCCCCGCAACGGGTTTGAGGAAATGATCCAGTGGACCAAAGAGGGGAAGCTGTGGCAGTATCCCATCAACAACGAGGCTGGTGAGTGAATAATACTGTATGAGATCTTCATCTCTGTGACGTTCATCACAGTGACAGTGCATATCTCTGGTCTCTGTTAGGCCTGGAGGAGGAAGTTAAAGTTCCGTTCCATGAGCACATCTTCTTGGAGAAGCACTTGGAGGAGGGCTTCCCTCGTCAGGGACCGGTCCGTCACTTCATGGAGCTCGTGGTGGCCGGTCTGTGCAAAAACCCCTACCTGACCGTGCAGCAGAAGAAGGAGCACATTTCCTGGTTCAGGGACTACTTCCATCAGAAAGAGGAAGTCCTTAATGAGGCTGATGTTTACCTCAACTGACCTCAGGAGGGTTCATCTTTCCCCGTTTTTAGCGGATGTGGGTTTATTAAAAAGACTCTGCGGCAGTGATCATCTCGGACATAAAGACTAACGGGTTCCATCAGAGATCTATATTAGATTTCTTCCTGGAGAGCAGTTGGAGTGGACTTGACACAACATTTTAGTGTTTGATAACTTCAACACGTTCGTCtgcagaaaagaggaaaaacggCCGCAAGGAAAGTGAACTGTACACTCAAAGCTTAAATAAAAGCGTTTTTCTTATTTCACTGTGTGTTTGTTATCCCATCTGCCACTAaacactttttcttcttttttttgtttttttgtcttgtttttttaagagttCATATCTGCTGGCGCAGTCGTAAATAAAACTGGATTCATACGGTCCGGAATCCTGCATTTTTATAACTTACAACTATGATGGTCCATGGATTATATTAAGCGATAAAAGACAATTACTGTGATTAAATTGTTATAAAAAAGTTAACTTTGCAAACAAAATTAGAACACAACTTTAGTTTCAAACAcgttcaaaagaaaaaatgagtTGAGAAAAATATTATTGTAATCCCTGCGTGCTATAAAAACACTTGTAAGGATGATTGATGGTGTTTTTCTTGATGTTCTGTGGAAGCGAGAGCTTGCGTGCAACACGGCGGGCCTCGGATCAGCTTTACAGTAGGAGCATAATCAGACCTTGAACCTTGTACACTTTGAAAGGGAAGTGCTTTTAAAGTTAAACAAGCTCTTAACAATGTGCCACACAGATTCCTTCTGGTCTAAAAACACCCTCGGCCTATTGTCTGGAAATGTGGAACATGACAGGTTGATGTTTGAAAGTGCCCCACTTCCACTTTTTGTTCACTTTTCCTTAAACAGAGTGATTGACATGCTTGTGTGCTTTatgatgaacaaaaaaaatatatattggtGTGGAAAAATGCCATCGATGCACTTAGGAGACTCGCTTTTTATGTTTTCCTCATTAATCAATCAGAGCATGTGTGTGACATTCTTATAAATGTGAGTCACTGTGAAGTTTTACAGATGTGAACAAGCTTGATTTCTTCTCCATTTTTAGACACGAATGGATGCAAATACAGGTTTCACTGCCGCGATGAAAGCGAAAACTAATGTTGATTGGGACCCTGCAGATGTAAGAAGGCTGCAAATTAGAGGCTGTAAAGTGCATTAGCTGGAAGCACCAGCAGCCTCTCTCACCTGTCACTAAAGAGTAGTAGAGCAGAATAATTTATGGTTTAAAGAAAGCTGAGGTGAATATATTCTCACTGCAGCTCTATTATGTTTATGTCCATTTATACGTTTCTGTGCCTGCATGCTGTGTGTGAGCACTTTCATGCatctattatattaatacagcCCTCTAGATGGCACTGTCGGCAGCTCTGGCTCCAAATCAAATTAGGACACCATGGTTTATACCTACAGGAGAAATTATTCAATTTAAGAGCAACAAGTGTGACAGAAACTTTCCTGGCCGGCCTATAAGGCACAGCTATGGTTGTGCTGTTAATACCAAAACCACATGAAGTACATAAAAACAATGTTGAACTGTCTGGACTAATGTTGGAAATTACATGTTTGGGGGGAATACCCATCATTTGCGTAACGTTACAAACATGCGTCCTATAAATAGCTTAACTGTAAAGATATTTTACTCTGAAGTCCACCAGGGAAAAAACGGGGAACCCAGcagactaaaaaaaagaaaggaggggtaaataaataaaaagctgtCTCTTGTACAGGTGCGGCATCATTCAGGGCCAGAGCGGTCTTTTCTCTGTGCGTCTGTTGCGTTCAAGTGCTGCGGGAATTTGCATATGGATGTATAAAGCTAAATTGTGATGGGTCTCCAAGTATTAGACTACAAAAGAAAGACAGTCAGAACCAATAAAGCAACAATAAATgcctgttttattattattattattattactttattattaataatattacatATGCATACATTTGGCGATTTTTAATAACTGTTATACACAACTGTGGGTTATTTCATTATCAATTTCCGCTATCACGGCCTAAATTAATGTTCTAAGGACTTTATGCTCGTAACAGCCCTCTAAATATGCCACACTACAACAAAAATGCTAATTTCCGTAATTGAATGGGCAATAAAAACCAAAGTAAAACTAAGTGATTCACtcctttgaaaaaataaataaccatAAATCCTTATTTGACACGTTTGAGTGTCATTTAAGTGCTCTCTAAGAGCACTTGAAGGTGTCATTAAGTTCGGCAGCTCTGAAGTCCGAGCCTGCGAGGTGGCCGTGAAGGCGTCGCCCGGCTCTGCTGGTTGTAGTTAATCGACTGGAGCTGCAGACTTTACAGCTGTCGCTGCAGGAAGGTGTGAACTTCAGGCAGGACCTTGACAGAAGAGCCTCGCACTGCTTTAACTTACTTTCATTGAGTCTGATTTTGTTCTGGAGTCTGGTGTGTGAGAGCAGCATCTTGAGAGTATTTCCGTAAGTTATGTGATTTAACTTTCATTGTAattagtgtctgtgtgtgttgcagGCAGTGCCGGGTTTGACCCAGACATGGCTGAGGCATCGGAACCGCAGGCTCAGCCTGTCGAAATCGACCCGGACTTCGAGCCCCTGTCCCGCCCCCGGTCCTGCACCTGGCCGCTGCCCCGGCCCGAGCTCCCGGACCCGGCCGGGTCCAACACATCCTCCCCGGCGCCGTCGGTGCTGCAGGAGCCGGCGGGGACCGCCGACTTCATCCGGAACCTgggcctggtggaggaggactacGAAGAGTACGCAGATCAGAAACCTCCCTGTGGTCTCTTCCATCAGCAGCACCACCATCAGCACCATCAGCACCAtcagcagcagaaccagcatcagcagcagcagcaccatcaGCATCCCCAGCATCacctcctccagcagcagcagcagcagcatgcacCTGGCGcgcagccgcagcagcagcagcaacaggtgACTCCTCCCGGGGCCCCTCCGGCCCTCCCTGGCCCCAGGAAGATCAGCTCCTCGCGTCGCAACGCCTGGGGGAACATGTCCTACGCCGACCTCATCACCAAGGCCATAGACAGCTCACCTGAGAAGAGGCTGACGCTGTCTCAGATCTACGACTGGATGGTGAAGAGCGTGCCTTACTTCAAGGACAAGGGGGACAGCAACAGCTCCGCGGGCTGGAAGGTGAGTCCAGGAGCTCAAACACACAACCAGGTCCCGTCCAAAGATAACTGCAGGTTTTTTCTGTATCTTTTAAAGAGTTAAGCCTaagttatggttccgcgttaaatcgacgcagagcctacggcatagggtatggcgtaccctacggagtacgctctgcgtcggtgtaacgcggaaccataaatcagcctttagagtTGCCATCCTGTGTGGTCTGCAGCGCGCACGGGCGCAGTGCTGTTCAAAGGGCATCTCTAatgttatgaatgaatgaagtttcatgacaacacaaaaatcATGacgacaaaaaaacaacacaacaccaaaaaacattgtgcacagcattgacatttcacacaaaaccaataatcatgtgttgaacaatgactgaaaaggcataggcagaagcaaactgcttataaaagcctatcctatattaccaatttttattttttttggctaccaacctccagaaaagcaaagagacaatagaaaagcaaagaaacaacagaaaagcaaagaaacaacaaaaggcaaagaaacaacagaaaagcaaagaaacattaacagatagtcaatcgcacgtataagcttcaaaaatagttatacaaaccattttcttaaaaaccaaaagagaatgacatgttttta encodes:
- the mrps31 gene encoding 28S ribosomal protein S31, mitochondrial → MFRVLSRTSCLTRNSAAGIYESSALSPKCDKVSRALNGRGVNAFSTHSARLCEKKDQVVTSNQDENINAGEEDKQQKMVEQKEEAVVVKADDRGATQQQSPQVVAATPTELKSDGAKSGKETLLGLLGAMKVEVTNKRKLKDLKTKQHFESATQFTSKPQKMESTISMFQKAAAEASSQSETLEPTLVAAASAAAATLPNQKRAESELLRQLRQRKALTEAQKKGDLNNLGDIIADMKVGKKASRQSAGGANQIQFDEDGRGYSYSRGITSELAGVRRRRNLLSTKRLNIFSPPAEEDGGESAVAKPTLWDVDFTNQLVQVTNHKPRNGFEEMIQWTKEGKLWQYPINNEAGLEEEVKVPFHEHIFLEKHLEEGFPRQGPVRHFMELVVAGLCKNPYLTVQQKKEHISWFRDYFHQKEEVLNEADVYLN